A genomic stretch from Sebaldella sp. S0638 includes:
- a CDS encoding ribbon-helix-helix protein, CopG family, protein MIRKSITIEEAEYEKLNNIAHREKISFSEVIRKAMNIYINQYEDISLVEYIKKNCGYVSDEEEKELLSWIEEPDLDPNEGSELTIEQIIKGNL, encoded by the coding sequence GTGATTAGAAAATCAATAACAATAGAAGAAGCGGAATATGAAAAATTGAATAATATAGCTCATAGAGAAAAAATTTCTTTTTCAGAGGTTATAAGAAAAGCAATGAATATATATATTAATCAATATGAAGATATTAGTCTTGTGGAATACATTAAAAAAAATTGTGGATATGTTTCTGATGAAGAAGAAAAAGAACTATTAAGTTGGATTGAAGAACCTGATTTAGACCCTAATGAGGGGAGCGAACTTACTATTGAACAAATTATTAAAGGTAATTTATAG